From one Leptospira kanakyensis genomic stretch:
- a CDS encoding cysteine-rich CWC family protein, giving the protein MEEFKLNNSEIPKKTEGKIKHEEKLCPNCNRSFECKVGSISLCQCTKVNLSLEERDYLATQYSDCLCYQCMETLAFEFRITKSYKSITWSF; this is encoded by the coding sequence TTGGAAGAATTCAAATTAAACAACTCAGAAATCCCAAAAAAAACTGAAGGTAAAATCAAACACGAAGAAAAACTTTGTCCCAATTGTAATCGAAGTTTTGAATGTAAGGTTGGTTCCATTAGTCTCTGCCAATGTACGAAAGTTAACCTTTCATTAGAAGAAAGGGACTATTTGGCAACTCAATATTCTGATTGTCTTTGTTACCAGTGTATGGAAACCCTTGCTTTCGAATTTAGAATTACAAAATCTTATAAGTCAATCACTTGGAGTTTTTGA
- a CDS encoding nucleoside 2-deoxyribosyltransferase translates to MSEYIYCSGPMFSPEELNTMATIAATLETAGYKTYLPQRDGIEVAKVMAMINTPIISGEIFRDIMIFVQKAVFAMDVYQVVERCNATVFNMNGRPADDGSISETGISFATGKPIVIYKNDPRTEFNGLDNPLLTGLSYNWKYVTDISQIPTKLAEIIKTVNEAGENSYLKNPPPMVKKTMEVGKEVWEILQIIRFFDHKEKDLLAILKVLVEKLKGSASFMKYLEA, encoded by the coding sequence ATGAGCGAATATATTTACTGTTCTGGACCGATGTTTAGTCCCGAAGAACTAAACACAATGGCAACAATTGCAGCCACTTTGGAAACTGCCGGATACAAAACCTACCTCCCTCAAAGAGATGGAATTGAAGTAGCGAAAGTTATGGCGATGATCAATACTCCAATCATCTCTGGAGAGATTTTTCGAGACATTATGATTTTTGTTCAAAAAGCAGTATTTGCTATGGATGTGTATCAAGTTGTAGAACGATGTAATGCAACAGTGTTCAATATGAACGGAAGACCAGCTGACGACGGTTCCATTTCGGAAACGGGGATTTCTTTTGCCACAGGAAAACCTATCGTTATTTATAAAAATGATCCAAGGACAGAATTTAATGGTTTAGACAATCCCCTTCTCACTGGCCTTAGTTATAACTGGAAATATGTCACAGACATTTCTCAAATTCCAACCAAACTTGCAGAAATCATTAAAACAGTAAACGAGGCAGGAGAAAATTCTTATCTCAAAAACCCACCACCTATGGTCAAAAAAACTATGGAGGTCGGAAAAGAGGTTTGGGAAATTTTACAAATCATTCGGTTTTTTGATCATAAAGAAAAAGACCTACTTGCCATTCTTAAGGTGCTTGTAGAAAAACTAAAAGGTTCCGCAAGTTTTATGAAGTATTTAGAGGCCTAA
- a CDS encoding DUF1554 domain-containing protein produces the protein MENVCDTSSKSYSKTIAAKSLLGDESPHCFPMNGSSFTVGGKISGLTGSGLTLILNHKNTLVIPAGSTEFSFPTQIPIGSNYEVNFATQAEGNFCELANSSGKVSNKNIKDIEIFCKASCVKCIIFITQNGYPANIGKASNFDSSCHSDPNYPGTGNYKAMVVDGISRRASLTANLGDGQIDWVFKASQAYIRPGGVNIETSNANGLFTSSLSTPITTVSSDHWTGLNSDWTSYLDGACLKWTTKATFELGMTGDAYTQDILTLTAGRGLQNCSVNRELVCVEQ, from the coding sequence ATGGAAAATGTTTGTGATACAAGTTCCAAATCTTATTCCAAAACAATTGCCGCAAAATCATTACTAGGTGATGAAAGCCCTCATTGTTTTCCGATGAATGGCTCAAGTTTTACTGTTGGGGGGAAAATTTCCGGACTTACTGGGAGCGGGCTCACATTAATTTTAAATCATAAAAATACACTTGTGATTCCCGCTGGCAGCACAGAATTTTCTTTTCCTACCCAGATTCCTATTGGCTCTAACTACGAAGTCAATTTTGCAACTCAAGCGGAAGGTAACTTCTGTGAGCTGGCAAATTCATCAGGAAAAGTTTCCAACAAAAACATAAAGGATATTGAGATTTTTTGTAAAGCTTCTTGTGTGAAATGTATTATATTTATCACCCAGAATGGTTATCCGGCCAATATAGGAAAAGCATCTAACTTTGATTCCAGTTGCCACTCGGATCCAAACTACCCTGGCACAGGGAATTACAAAGCAATGGTGGTTGATGGAATCTCACGACGAGCCAGTCTCACAGCCAATTTAGGGGATGGTCAAATCGATTGGGTTTTTAAAGCAAGTCAGGCTTACATAAGGCCAGGAGGAGTGAATATAGAAACATCCAATGCCAATGGATTATTTACCTCAAGTCTTTCTACACCAATTACAACCGTTAGCTCTGACCATTGGACAGGACTCAATTCAGATTGGACATCATATTTGGATGGAGCTTGTTTGAAGTGGACTACAAAGGCCACTTTTGAACTTGGAATGACCGGAGATGCTTATACCCAAGATATATTGACACTTACAGCTGGAAGAGGATTACAAAACTGTTCCGTCAATCGTGAGTTAGTTTGTGTCGAACAATGA
- a CDS encoding SRPBCC family protein: protein MKIRTESEVKEGNVTHSTFTIERILPASKERSFAAWANADSKRRWFACHDDWKTVEFNLDFKVGGKESNLVVTPSGGRHVFDATFYDIVPNERIVYAFGMYVNDIRISVSLVTVLFESPLEGRTKMTFTEQIVLFKEPGSKTEFSTEEEVRGRVEGTNAGFDRLVKDLS, encoded by the coding sequence ATGAAAATTCGGACGGAGAGTGAAGTGAAAGAAGGAAACGTAACACATTCAACATTTACCATTGAAAGGATTTTACCTGCGTCCAAAGAAAGGTCGTTTGCGGCTTGGGCCAATGCAGATTCCAAACGAAGATGGTTTGCTTGTCATGATGATTGGAAAACTGTTGAATTCAATCTGGATTTCAAAGTTGGTGGAAAAGAATCCAATTTAGTGGTAACACCCTCTGGCGGGCGTCATGTTTTTGATGCAACATTTTATGATATTGTCCCTAACGAACGGATTGTGTATGCCTTCGGTATGTATGTTAATGACATTCGTATTTCTGTCTCTCTAGTTACTGTTTTATTTGAGTCACCTTTGGAAGGCAGAACTAAAATGACTTTTACCGAACAAATTGTACTTTTTAAAGAGCCCGGTAGTAAGACTGAATTCTCTACCGAAGAGGAAGTGCGCGGCCGTGTGGAAGGAACGAACGCCGGGTTTGATCGGCTTGTGAAGGATTTAAGTTAG
- a CDS encoding helix-turn-helix transcriptional regulator — translation MISLFFLVPLFASLANLSCFIENITRDHRFHRLLSIFYFTIGVQNAATAALCLAPDETSGLAFWIFQCHSFFLLAPILVALCSFCTGRKLFNQGTIFIAVYALVVDLLCSSIPKTIVYGFATLSFGTAPLLTFFGGILGGSVHFFAIAISLYFVLSPLEWNSFFHRKTFILALCVWWFGLFSNFLPMYGFNFPPLHPVVDATISVLFSIYLNRYNASKPSIYSLFASILISLAVGLLVGILVLGILPIFPLRELVVSIVTTLTSLLFFSYLLKTTLKDEKPNLSFSLPLENFGLSKQELRICELIAEGHSRSFIRLILNVSDGTLRNHLKNIYGKVLPETNSTSKDQLQRLTVFLSKQKSQSH, via the coding sequence GTGATTAGTTTGTTTTTTCTCGTACCTTTGTTTGCTTCCCTGGCAAATTTAAGTTGTTTTATCGAAAATATCACTCGTGATCATCGTTTTCACAGGCTTTTAAGTATTTTTTATTTTACGATTGGGGTTCAGAATGCGGCCACTGCGGCCCTTTGTTTGGCCCCCGATGAAACTTCGGGGCTTGCTTTTTGGATTTTCCAATGCCATTCTTTTTTCCTTTTAGCTCCAATTCTTGTGGCTTTGTGTTCTTTTTGTACGGGAAGAAAATTATTCAACCAAGGAACAATTTTCATTGCAGTCTATGCACTTGTAGTTGATTTACTTTGTTCTTCCATTCCAAAAACCATTGTTTATGGATTCGCTACTTTGTCTTTTGGAACAGCCCCTCTGCTTACTTTTTTTGGTGGAATCTTAGGTGGTTCTGTGCATTTTTTTGCAATTGCTATTTCCTTATACTTTGTTCTTTCCCCTTTGGAATGGAATTCTTTCTTTCATCGGAAAACATTTATTTTGGCATTATGTGTTTGGTGGTTCGGTTTATTTTCTAATTTTTTGCCAATGTATGGATTCAATTTTCCACCTTTACATCCGGTAGTTGATGCTACCATTTCTGTTTTATTTTCCATTTATTTGAATCGTTATAACGCATCAAAACCAAGTATTTATAGTTTGTTTGCTTCTATTTTGATTTCCCTTGCTGTTGGATTGCTTGTTGGGATTTTAGTTTTGGGTATACTGCCTATTTTCCCTCTACGCGAGTTGGTTGTTTCGATTGTAACCACTCTTACTAGTTTGTTGTTTTTTTCTTATCTGTTAAAAACCACTTTGAAGGATGAAAAACCGAACCTTTCGTTTTCTCTTCCTCTTGAAAACTTTGGACTGTCCAAACAAGAACTACGGATTTGTGAGTTGATTGCTGAAGGACATAGTCGTTCCTTTATTCGGCTTATCTTAAATGTTTCTGATGGGACTTTGCGAAATCATTTAAAAAATATTTATGGTAAGGTGCTTCCTGAGACCAACTCCACCTCAAAAGACCAATTGCAACGTTTGACTGTTTTTTTATCCAAACAAAAATCACAGAGCCATTGA
- a CDS encoding glutathione S-transferase family protein, whose protein sequence is MDNYQSPHLLLYIHPLASFCHKALIALYENGTEFESKIVDLMQEESSAELLSYWPVGKIPLLRDRKREKTIPETSIIIEYINEFYPGKTNLISKDFSMALEIRLWDRFFDLYISEPMQKIVIDRLRPEGQNDPIGVEQAFVRLRTAYDMVEGQLNSRNFIAGESFSMADCSAIPALFYADTILSFRTTHPKITNYFESLLERPSVKRTIAEAEPYFPMYPFFDKIPKRFLKEKN, encoded by the coding sequence ATGGATAACTATCAATCTCCCCATCTTTTACTTTATATCCACCCGCTTGCCTCCTTTTGTCATAAGGCACTAATTGCTCTTTATGAAAACGGAACTGAATTCGAATCTAAGATTGTGGATTTGATGCAAGAAGAGTCCAGTGCCGAACTTTTATCCTATTGGCCTGTAGGTAAAATTCCTTTGCTCCGAGACAGAAAACGGGAGAAAACCATCCCCGAAACCTCCATCATCATCGAATACATAAACGAATTTTACCCAGGGAAAACAAATCTCATCTCTAAGGATTTTTCTATGGCTTTGGAGATAAGACTTTGGGATCGTTTTTTTGATCTTTATATCAGTGAACCAATGCAAAAGATTGTCATCGATCGTTTGCGGCCCGAAGGTCAAAATGATCCCATCGGTGTGGAACAAGCATTCGTTCGTCTTCGAACAGCTTATGATATGGTTGAGGGACAATTGAATTCTCGAAACTTTATTGCGGGCGAAAGTTTTAGTATGGCTGATTGTTCAGCGATACCGGCTCTTTTTTATGCGGATACAATTTTAAGTTTTCGAACTACCCATCCCAAAATCACGAATTACTTTGAGAGTTTATTGGAAAGACCTTCCGTCAAACGCACGATAGCTGAAGCAGAACCTTATTTTCCTATGTATCCTTTTTTTGACAAAATTCCAAAACGATTCCTTAAAGAAAAAAATTAA
- a CDS encoding ArsR/SmtB family transcription factor: MNSKTVGLEHTFHALSDRSRLSMVERLSFGPLSVKELAEPLAMALPSVLKHLKVLEDVGIVISEKPGRVRTYRLVLTQLSGIDTWVAERKANWNKSFDRLESFLIESSDENSDGE; the protein is encoded by the coding sequence ATGAATTCTAAAACTGTTGGTTTGGAACATACCTTTCACGCACTCAGTGACCGCAGTCGTTTGTCTATGGTGGAACGATTGAGTTTTGGGCCACTTTCTGTCAAAGAATTGGCAGAACCACTTGCTATGGCCTTACCATCTGTATTAAAACATCTAAAGGTTTTGGAAGATGTTGGTATCGTGATATCTGAAAAACCAGGTAGAGTTCGCACATACCGATTGGTGCTCACTCAACTTTCTGGAATTGATACTTGGGTAGCAGAAAGAAAGGCAAATTGGAACAAAAGTTTTGATCGGTTAGAAAGTTTTTTAATTGAATCATCCGATGAAAATTCGGACGGAGAGTGA